The proteins below come from a single Elgaria multicarinata webbii isolate HBS135686 ecotype San Diego chromosome 11, rElgMul1.1.pri, whole genome shotgun sequence genomic window:
- the FITM1 gene encoding fat storage-inducing transmembrane protein 1: MAEGSGPKKPSSLLATAAGWAQALCRGLVCFWSNQYAWLLGVPCLRRAYHLWLAAVVIFGPLLQFYVNPRAIFANHHNFFNIKFVRSAWGWTCIFLGGFILLVVYLATSRILLTMRHLARLVVGAGMWLGATETFLLIENLTGYCFDPVPEGILVNTLPDKRTCLHEGHKWRGYDVSGHTFLLTFCCLLMVEETSIFRRYLAQGHPAGVPLRLIFLLNVLLLALWNFLLACTVVYLYEYSHKVVGAAIATLCWYLTYRGWYRCRWSPGRPGAGLFTKGALGEAKKRN; this comes from the exons atggcagagggaTCGGGGCCGAAGAaaccctcctccctgctggccACTGCGGCCGGCTGGGCCCAAGCCCTTTGCCGGGGCTTGGTGTGTTTTTGGAGCAACCAGTATGCCTGGTTGCTGGGGGTGCCCTGCCTCCGGCGAGCCTACCACCTCTGGCTAGCAGCTGTCGTCATTTTTGGCCCCCTGCTTCAGTTCTACGTGAACCCACGGGCGATCTTTGCCAATCATCATAACTTCTTTAACAT AAAATTCGTCAGGTCAGCCTGGGGTTGGACTTGTATTTTCTTAGGCGGCTTCATCCTTCTGGTTGTGTACCTAGCGACCTCCCGGATTCTGCTCACCATGCGCCATCTCGCCCGTCTGGTGGTCGGGGCCGGGATGTGGCTCGGGGCCACGGAGACCTTCCTGCTCATAGAGAATCTCACCGGCTACTGTTTCGACCCCGTACCTGAGGGCATCTTGGTGAACACTCTTCCAGACAAGCGGACCTGTCTTCACGAGGGCCACAAATGGCGGGGTTACGACGTCTCCGGCCACACCTTCCTGCTCACCTTCTGTTGCCTCCTCATGGTGGAAGAGACCTCCATCTTCCGGCGCTACCTGGCCCAGGGACACCCCGCCGGCGTCCCCTTGCGTCTCATCTTTCTCCTCAACGTCCTCCTCCTCGCTCTCTGGAACTTCCTGTTGGCCTGCACCGTGGTGTATCTCTACGAATACAGTCACAAGGTAGTGGGAGCCGCTATCGCTACCCTCTGCTGGTACCTCACCTACCGAGGCTGGTACCGCTGCCGGTGGTCTCCGGGTAGGCCTGGAGCAGGCCTCTTCACCAAAGGTGCCCTGGGAGAAGCTAAGAAACGGAACTGA